The Haloplanus natans DSM 17983 genome has a segment encoding these proteins:
- a CDS encoding IS1595 family transposase has protein sequence MIPLDAFGSESVAADLLQQVRWRDGVSCPRCRSDRTVRNGSYGHFQRYLCKDCDRTFNDKTGTIFAHSKIALRRWLFSIYAFLRFNTSLRQLQCEIDVTYKTIHRRVERFTEALDAPSLDLRGPVEIDEFYVSAGLKGRERDRWSRSRGLSRRGRGTYDQDKPPVFVLVDRGTEQRYVVPVKSADESTIRLLLADRQQEPLTVYTDGFRAYDPLIEDEKFDREYVVHGDGEYADEEVHVNTCESHASLARRWLSPHRGISKDRLTQYLRAFQLRRELYRKPGRKALKHAVKATL, from the coding sequence ATGATTCCGCTAGATGCGTTTGGGTCGGAATCGGTCGCAGCGGACCTGTTACAGCAGGTTCGCTGGCGTGACGGCGTTTCCTGTCCTCGCTGCCGTTCTGACCGAACGGTCAGAAACGGCAGCTACGGGCACTTTCAGCGGTATCTCTGTAAGGATTGCGACCGCACGTTCAACGATAAGACCGGCACAATCTTCGCTCACTCGAAGATCGCACTCCGCAGATGGTTGTTCTCGATCTACGCGTTTTTGCGGTTTAACACCAGTCTCAGGCAACTACAGTGCGAAATCGATGTCACCTACAAAACGATCCACAGGCGTGTCGAGCGCTTCACCGAAGCGCTCGACGCGCCGTCACTCGATCTCCGTGGCCCGGTTGAAATTGACGAGTTCTACGTCTCTGCCGGCTTGAAAGGCCGCGAGCGCGACCGCTGGTCGCGCTCTCGCGGCCTCTCACGACGTGGACGCGGAACGTATGATCAAGACAAACCACCCGTGTTCGTCCTCGTGGATCGCGGCACCGAGCAACGGTACGTTGTGCCGGTGAAATCCGCAGACGAATCGACGATCCGGCTCCTGCTGGCTGACCGCCAGCAGGAGCCTCTCACTGTCTATACCGACGGATTTCGTGCGTACGATCCGCTTATTGAAGACGAGAAATTCGACCGCGAATACGTCGTTCACGGAGACGGTGAGTACGCCGACGAGGAGGTCCACGTGAACACCTGCGAGAGCCACGCGTCGCTGGCGCGACGGTGGCTCTCGCCGCATCGAGGCATCTCAAAAGATCGCCTCACACAGTATCTCCGAGCGTTCCAACTCAGACGAGAACTCTACCGCAAACCCGGACGAAAAGCGCTCAAACACGCCGTCAAAGCCACTCTCTGA
- a CDS encoding ADP-ribosylglycohydrolase family protein gives MDLDRARGVLLWLACGDALGRPVEFTSASEISAEHRRLDEMVGHGTWNQPAGTITDDTEQALCLARSLVEHEPFDPTDIAERFVAWYDSGPFDIGRMTMRSLSRLKHGDQWDEAGQHVWEQSREGQNAGNGSVMRCPPLAIPYANDWGRLVEVSRQSSQITHADSRCTDDCAILNLTVAGLLDDADTPLQDALDYVGADAPDELATALRPLARGDSPDTLETSGYVVHSLQTALHDGLVVDSAEDAIVTAVNRGGDTDTIGAIAGTVAGARFGALQLPDRWLGAIDETDELETLTERLVEVA, from the coding sequence ATGGATTTGGATCGGGCGCGTGGTGTCCTCCTTTGGCTAGCGTGTGGAGATGCGCTTGGCCGGCCAGTCGAGTTTACATCTGCGTCGGAGATCAGTGCTGAACATAGACGGCTCGACGAGATGGTCGGGCATGGCACGTGGAACCAGCCAGCCGGGACGATTACAGACGACACCGAACAAGCGCTGTGCCTCGCCCGAAGTCTAGTAGAACACGAACCGTTCGATCCGACGGATATCGCAGAGCGGTTCGTCGCGTGGTACGACAGCGGGCCGTTCGATATCGGGCGCATGACGATGCGGTCGCTCAGCCGCCTCAAACACGGTGACCAATGGGACGAGGCAGGCCAGCACGTCTGGGAGCAGAGCCGAGAAGGTCAGAACGCAGGCAACGGGAGCGTGATGCGGTGTCCACCACTCGCCATCCCATACGCGAATGACTGGGGCCGACTCGTCGAGGTAAGTCGGCAGTCCTCACAGATCACGCACGCTGACTCACGATGTACTGATGACTGTGCGATCCTGAATCTCACAGTGGCTGGCCTCCTTGACGATGCGGATACGCCGTTGCAGGACGCGCTTGACTACGTCGGTGCGGACGCGCCTGATGAGCTTGCGACGGCACTCCGACCGCTTGCCCGTGGCGACTCGCCCGATACGTTGGAGACATCGGGCTACGTTGTGCATTCGCTGCAGACAGCACTCCACGATGGCCTTGTCGTGGACAGTGCCGAGGACGCGATTGTGACGGCGGTGAATCGTGGCGGTGATACGGATACGATTGGGGCAATTGCAGGGACAGTCGCTGGGGCGCGGTTTGGGGCGTTACAGCTTCCGGATCGATGGCTGGGTGCTATCGACGAGACCGACGAACTCGAAACGCTAACCGAGCGACTCGTGGAGGTGGCGTGA
- a CDS encoding sensor histidine kinase: MFENSRDALLLFDRDGYFDCNTRAVELFGLNSKEEALTYTPWDLAPQTQPDGANSKEVAQTHIETAFQQGGAFFEYTHQTVGGTTFPAEVKLTRFEDDGRPVLHSLVRDITERKERERELTESEAKYRNLFESTQDALMLLDRQGFFDCNEQTLDLFGIESVDTFAEYTPWDLAPPTQPDGRDSEEAAQEHIETAFETGTAFFEWVHRRPDGTEFPAEVKLSRFDHRGEPRLHALVRNISDRKGYEREIREQRDNLEILNQVLRHDIRNDIQLIMAYAELAADQSGSGSIREHLNIVLENAEHAVEITTTARQMAKVMLSDTENIAPTPLGPSLSSAVEEVQNTYPDAVVTPTAAVPETPVQANDMLEAVFRNLLKNAIQHNDKEVPEVDISAGERTDSVLVQIADNGPGIADTEKETIFGKGETGLDSSGTGLGLYLVKTLVESYGGVIEIDDNEPVGAVFSVTVPKAG, translated from the coding sequence CTGTTTGAGAACAGTCGTGATGCGCTGTTGTTGTTCGACCGTGATGGGTATTTTGACTGCAATACACGCGCAGTCGAACTCTTCGGCCTCAATTCAAAGGAAGAGGCGCTCACGTATACGCCGTGGGACCTTGCACCGCAAACCCAACCTGATGGCGCCAACTCGAAAGAGGTCGCACAGACACACATCGAGACGGCATTTCAACAGGGCGGCGCGTTCTTCGAATACACCCATCAGACCGTAGGGGGGACGACATTTCCAGCCGAGGTGAAGTTGACCCGGTTTGAAGATGACGGCCGGCCAGTCCTGCACTCCCTCGTCAGAGACATCACCGAGCGGAAAGAACGAGAACGCGAACTCACAGAAAGCGAGGCCAAATACCGGAACCTCTTCGAGAGCACCCAGGACGCTCTCATGTTACTGGACAGGCAGGGATTCTTTGATTGCAATGAACAGACCTTGGACCTATTCGGCATCGAGTCTGTAGATACGTTTGCTGAGTATACTCCGTGGGATCTTGCACCGCCAACGCAACCGGACGGGAGAGACTCGGAGGAAGCAGCCCAAGAGCACATCGAGACCGCTTTCGAGACGGGGACCGCCTTTTTCGAGTGGGTACATCGACGCCCCGACGGGACTGAGTTCCCCGCAGAGGTCAAGCTCAGCCGATTCGATCATCGTGGGGAACCACGTTTGCACGCATTAGTCCGGAACATCTCTGATCGGAAAGGCTACGAACGAGAGATACGAGAACAACGCGATAATCTCGAAATCCTGAATCAGGTGCTTCGCCACGACATCCGCAACGACATTCAGTTGATAATGGCATATGCAGAGTTGGCTGCCGACCAATCGGGGTCCGGCTCTATTCGAGAACACCTAAATATTGTCCTAGAAAACGCAGAACACGCTGTCGAGATTACGACGACTGCTCGACAAATGGCGAAAGTGATGCTCTCAGACACTGAAAATATCGCTCCGACTCCTCTTGGCCCGTCGCTTTCCAGCGCAGTCGAAGAAGTACAGAATACCTACCCGGACGCCGTGGTCACGCCTACTGCGGCCGTGCCGGAGACACCAGTTCAGGCAAACGATATGCTCGAGGCGGTCTTTCGCAATCTTCTGAAGAACGCGATCCAGCACAACGACAAGGAGGTCCCAGAGGTGGATATCTCGGCAGGTGAACGGACGGACTCTGTCCTGGTTCAGATTGCGGATAACGGACCGGGAATCGCGGATACAGAGAAGGAGACCATCTTTGGGAAGGGGGAAACGGGCCTCGACAGCTCCGGCACCGGGCTCGGCTTGTATCTGGTCAAGACGCTCGTAGAATCTTACGGCGGGGTAATCGAGATAGATGACAACGAGCCTGTCGGGGCGGTTTTCAGCGTCACAGTTCCGAAAGCGGGCTAA
- a CDS encoding Cdc6/Cdc18 family protein, whose product MSKSDDLFIREDPIFVDKELLEINHLPEEGRIVGRGEEIGQLANAVNPGIFGQSPSNVLIYGKTGTGKSLCAKYVSRRLVQTADEEGVSAAHAYVDCAQDGTETQAVQTIASSVNTDETDIYIPDKGISTATYYKRLWKILDAEYDVVLIMLDEIDKLEDDDILMQLSRAGEAGKLESCKIGVIGVSNKIKYKDRMDERVKSSLCEREFVFPPYDASQLNEIMVARSDAFRDGVLDDGVIPRAAALAAREHGDARKAIDILRYAGEIAQSTEAETVREEFVTQARERAETDRFRELIRGSTPHSRYVLQALTMLSINAREDETTPDNQGFRTTRVYDLYEQICRQEGSDSLSLRRVRDLLKEHAFLDIVEQSRHSGGSAEGSYTEHTLLEDPAVVKDVLADTIE is encoded by the coding sequence ATGTCCAAATCCGACGATCTATTCATTCGGGAGGATCCGATCTTCGTGGATAAAGAGCTACTCGAAATTAATCACCTCCCCGAGGAGGGACGGATCGTCGGCCGGGGCGAGGAAATCGGTCAGCTCGCGAACGCCGTCAATCCCGGTATTTTCGGTCAGTCTCCGAGTAATGTCCTCATCTACGGCAAGACTGGCACGGGAAAATCGCTCTGTGCCAAATACGTGTCTCGCCGACTCGTCCAGACTGCCGACGAGGAAGGTGTCAGCGCGGCCCACGCTTACGTCGACTGTGCGCAGGATGGAACCGAAACGCAGGCAGTACAGACGATTGCGAGCAGTGTCAACACTGATGAGACGGACATCTATATTCCGGACAAGGGCATCAGCACCGCCACCTACTACAAACGGCTGTGGAAGATCCTCGATGCCGAATACGACGTTGTGTTGATCATGCTCGACGAGATCGATAAACTGGAAGACGACGATATTTTGATGCAACTCTCGCGAGCCGGCGAGGCCGGGAAACTCGAGTCGTGTAAGATCGGCGTGATCGGTGTCAGTAACAAGATCAAGTACAAGGATCGGATGGACGAACGGGTCAAATCGAGCCTCTGCGAACGCGAGTTCGTCTTTCCGCCCTACGACGCCTCTCAACTCAACGAGATCATGGTCGCTCGAAGCGATGCGTTCCGTGATGGCGTACTGGACGATGGTGTTATTCCACGGGCCGCGGCGCTCGCCGCTCGTGAACATGGTGACGCCCGTAAGGCCATCGACATCCTGCGCTATGCCGGTGAGATAGCCCAATCGACCGAAGCCGAGACCGTTCGCGAAGAGTTCGTGACACAGGCCCGCGAACGCGCCGAAACCGACCGATTCAGGGAGTTGATTCGTGGCTCGACACCGCACTCACGGTACGTGCTGCAGGCACTGACGATGCTGTCGATCAATGCCCGTGAAGATGAGACTACGCCCGACAATCAGGGCTTCCGTACGACTCGAGTCTACGATCTCTACGAGCAGATCTGCCGACAGGAAGGCTCCGACTCGCTTTCGCTTCGTCGGGTTCGCGATCTCCTGAAAGAACACGCGTTTCTGGATATCGTCGAGCAATCGCGCCATAGCGGCGGGAGTGCTGAAGGAAGCTATACGGAACACACGTTGCTCGAAGACCCTGCAGTCGTCAAAGATGTCCTGGCTGATACGATCGAGTGA
- a CDS encoding ATP-binding protein, whose protein sequence is MTQRRFVNRADELETLRKAFQSEQAELLVIYGRRRLGKSALVREATADIDDAVYWQATEETPEVQLADFVTTASETFPLLEDIQRDWEALLRALGRQDAVVVLDEFPYVVQSNEALPSKIQRVWDTQLEDTSMTLVLVGSSISVMEEKVLGGGSPLYGRRTGAVDLPPLSIDDARQFYPGDDPDTTIQSWGVFGGTPYYLRALDPSATLAENIQARILSEHGVLHNEPEFLLRTEFGIREPQTYYTILRAIATGNRETSEIASFAGVDSNSLGSYLSKLRRLRLVERDIPVTANPNATRKSRYRLKEPLFRFWFRYVYGQTGKLVQLGDAAYEELVEPTFTDYMGPMFEIVCQNALPSLLPKTYQGMGYWWHRNHELDVVGLGSDGTLVAGECKYTTRQMTEGDLADLERTTQEVQWSPGGGEEPTYYYCCFCRSGFSDGLRSTAAERDDLSLFTPSDIIE, encoded by the coding sequence ATGACACAGCGACGGTTCGTCAATCGAGCGGACGAACTCGAGACACTTCGGAAAGCATTCCAGAGTGAGCAAGCTGAACTGCTCGTCATCTACGGGCGGCGCCGACTCGGAAAGAGCGCCCTCGTTCGTGAGGCGACAGCCGATATCGACGATGCCGTCTACTGGCAGGCGACCGAGGAAACCCCTGAGGTACAACTCGCCGATTTCGTTACGACTGCCAGCGAGACGTTCCCCCTCCTCGAGGACATCCAGCGCGACTGGGAGGCACTCCTGCGTGCGCTGGGACGACAGGACGCGGTCGTCGTCCTCGACGAGTTCCCGTACGTCGTCCAGTCCAACGAGGCACTACCCTCGAAGATCCAGCGCGTCTGGGACACCCAGCTCGAAGACACGAGCATGACACTCGTCCTCGTCGGCTCGTCGATCAGCGTCATGGAGGAGAAGGTCCTCGGTGGCGGCAGTCCGCTGTACGGGCGACGAACGGGCGCGGTCGATCTCCCGCCACTGTCGATCGACGACGCAAGGCAGTTCTATCCGGGGGACGACCCGGACACGACGATCCAGTCGTGGGGCGTCTTCGGGGGGACGCCGTACTACCTCCGTGCGCTCGATCCGTCCGCGACGCTCGCTGAGAACATCCAGGCACGCATCCTCTCGGAACACGGCGTCCTGCACAATGAACCGGAGTTCCTGTTGCGGACCGAGTTCGGCATCCGCGAGCCACAGACCTACTACACGATTCTCCGGGCGATCGCCACCGGGAATCGCGAAACCAGCGAAATCGCCAGCTTCGCCGGCGTCGACTCGAACAGCCTGGGGTCGTATCTCTCGAAACTCCGTCGGCTACGGCTCGTCGAGCGGGACATCCCAGTCACGGCGAACCCGAACGCGACGCGCAAGAGTCGGTATCGATTGAAGGAACCGCTCTTTCGATTCTGGTTCCGCTACGTCTACGGACAGACCGGGAAGCTCGTCCAGCTCGGTGACGCGGCCTACGAGGAACTCGTCGAGCCGACGTTCACGGACTACATGGGGCCGATGTTCGAGATCGTCTGTCAGAACGCCCTCCCGTCGCTACTCCCGAAGACGTACCAAGGGATGGGCTACTGGTGGCATCGCAATCACGAACTCGACGTCGTCGGACTCGGAAGCGACGGGACACTCGTCGCCGGCGAGTGCAAATACACGACACGGCAGATGACCGAAGGCGATCTCGCTGATCTCGAACGGACCACCCAGGAGGTCCAGTGGTCGCCGGGTGGCGGTGAAGAGCCGACGTATTACTACTGCTGTTTCTGTCGCTCCGGGTTCTCCGACGGGCTTCGCAGTACTGCTGCCGAACGAGACGATCTCTCGTTGTTCACACCGAGCGATATCATCGAATAG
- a CDS encoding AbrB/MazE/SpoVT family DNA-binding domain-containing protein: MQVGAENVTLEDVTVRNNSEKEVVAVTKHGQATIPKRFREKLGIEAPGKVLFRETEGDEVIVEHVRSPDEIRGFAARSEASTDRPATEILQEKREQDREERDA; the protein is encoded by the coding sequence GTGCAGGTCGGGGCCGAGAACGTCACTCTTGAGGACGTGACCGTCCGGAATAACTCTGAAAAGGAAGTCGTTGCTGTCACCAAGCACGGTCAGGCGACCATTCCGAAGCGGTTCCGCGAGAAGCTCGGGATCGAGGCTCCCGGAAAGGTGCTGTTCCGGGAGACAGAGGGCGACGAGGTGATCGTCGAACACGTCCGCTCGCCGGATGAGATACGCGGCTTTGCCGCCCGCAGCGAAGCGTCCACCGACAGACCCGCAACCGAGATCCTCCAAGAGAAGCGCGAACAGGATCGAGAGGAACGTGACGCGTAG
- a CDS encoding DUF7563 family protein produces MPDCATCGGHISAQFARVFGDKDGVVLACPSCSPNAGIGKEIQQRADNI; encoded by the coding sequence ATGCCTGATTGCGCTACCTGTGGCGGACATATTTCTGCTCAGTTCGCACGAGTTTTCGGCGACAAAGACGGCGTCGTTCTCGCGTGCCCGTCCTGCTCGCCTAATGCTGGTATTGGAAAAGAAATACAGCAGCGAGCTGATAATATATAG
- a CDS encoding PIN domain-containing protein: protein MVPDSVVFDAEPLIAHADDEPGSDVVEEYLDAVAVEDTAGYASCVNLAEIRYTIARKYDRTTADEYLDWLTDIGIETVEVAGS from the coding sequence GTGGTCCCTGACAGCGTCGTCTTTGACGCTGAGCCGCTGATCGCACACGCTGATGATGAACCCGGGAGCGACGTGGTTGAGGAGTATCTCGACGCAGTAGCCGTCGAGGACACCGCCGGCTACGCCAGCTGCGTGAACCTCGCCGAAATCCGCTACACTATCGCCCGGAAGTACGACCGAACCACCGCTGACGAGTATCTCGACTGGCTCACCGATATCGGAATCGAGACCGTGGAGGTCGCTGGCTCATAG
- a CDS encoding IS5 family transposase: protein MTQISRFTSEVVPISQRVTGDGDESAAPEGGGGFADYAPVSLHCLRIYLDTSYRMTIDLPKEMPQITGEIGLSAADLPSPSTLCKAFDRISMSVCRVLLRQSAQLHDPSKHGAIDATFYERSTASRHYCQRISYRVQKLKVTKLVDTETQAVLDVHCSTTREGSDADLAEQIARRNAGDLRSLAADKGYDKQSLRESLHDLGIHPLIKHRIFAPYDHVHNARIDEQRYNQRSMTETVNSAVKRSLGFAVRARSWFREFREIALMCAVYNIKRFVKQ from the coding sequence ATGACCCAAATCTCCCGCTTCACTAGCGAAGTCGTCCCGATTTCTCAAAGAGTTACTGGCGATGGAGACGAATCCGCCGCCCCAGAAGGTGGCGGCGGATTCGCCGACTATGCCCCCGTTTCCCTCCACTGTCTACGGATTTACCTCGACACGTCCTACCGAATGACGATTGACCTGCCCAAAGAGATGCCACAAATAACCGGGGAGATCGGCCTCAGCGCGGCCGATCTCCCCTCTCCATCCACGTTGTGTAAAGCGTTCGACCGAATCAGTATGAGCGTCTGCCGAGTGCTGCTGCGCCAGTCGGCGCAGCTGCACGACCCCTCGAAACACGGCGCGATCGACGCGACATTCTACGAACGCTCAACAGCGAGCCGCCACTACTGCCAGCGAATCAGCTACCGCGTACAGAAGCTGAAAGTCACGAAACTCGTCGATACAGAGACGCAAGCAGTCCTTGACGTACACTGCTCAACGACTCGGGAAGGAAGCGACGCAGACCTCGCCGAGCAGATCGCCCGCCGGAACGCGGGCGATCTGCGGTCTCTTGCCGCCGACAAGGGATACGACAAGCAATCGCTCCGCGAGTCCCTTCATGACCTTGGGATTCACCCGCTCATCAAACATCGTATCTTCGCACCCTACGACCACGTGCACAACGCCAGAATCGACGAACAGCGCTACAATCAGCGCTCTATGACCGAGACCGTGAACTCGGCTGTGAAGCGCTCGCTCGGCTTCGCCGTGCGAGCGCGTTCGTGGTTCCGTGAGTTCCGAGAAATCGCCCTGATGTGTGCGGTCTACAACATCAAACGCTTCGTGAAACAGTGA